A window of Fodinibius salinus contains these coding sequences:
- the pgeF gene encoding peptidoglycan editing factor PgeF: protein MSNSKTELSVISPKILDEQAEVRAWFTLKNPQYKVDDQLASGLNLGRNTPEHKNVINRNRTTLYETLDINPQWVATADQVHSNKIEEITEGGTFKATDGLITRIPGLTLAIQVADCAAILLWDEHNKIVAALHAGWRGAVADIVPMSIEHMTALGGDPQKTKAFVSPCISVANFEVGHEVAEQFPDQFVDYESYKKPHVDLKRFLEQQLREGGLLESNIEIRSECTIANAEQFYSYRREGDQSGRMMALIQISEHS from the coding sequence ATGAGCAACTCAAAAACTGAGCTGTCCGTCATTTCACCTAAAATATTAGACGAGCAAGCGGAGGTCAGGGCATGGTTTACACTTAAAAATCCTCAATATAAGGTTGATGACCAGCTTGCTTCTGGGTTAAACCTTGGCCGCAATACCCCCGAGCACAAAAATGTGATCAATCGAAACCGAACCACTTTATATGAGACACTAGATATTAATCCACAGTGGGTAGCAACGGCTGATCAAGTCCACAGCAATAAAATAGAAGAAATAACTGAAGGAGGAACATTTAAGGCAACAGATGGACTGATTACCCGGATACCGGGTCTTACATTAGCGATACAAGTTGCTGATTGTGCTGCTATATTGCTATGGGATGAACACAACAAGATAGTAGCTGCCCTGCATGCCGGATGGCGTGGGGCTGTGGCAGATATTGTGCCCATGAGTATTGAGCATATGACCGCACTAGGCGGGGATCCTCAAAAGACAAAAGCATTTGTAAGCCCATGTATTTCAGTTGCCAATTTTGAAGTGGGTCACGAGGTGGCCGAACAGTTTCCTGATCAGTTTGTAGATTATGAGAGTTATAAGAAACCACACGTAGATTTAAAAAGATTTTTGGAACAGCAGCTTCGAGAAGGGGGATTACTGGAATCTAATATTGAAATCCGTTCGGAGTGTACTATTGCTAACGCCGAGCAGTTTTATTCTTATCGCCGCGAAGGAGATCAAAGTGGGCGGATGATGGCACTTATCCAAATAAGCGAGCATTCATAA
- a CDS encoding 1-deoxy-D-xylulose-5-phosphate reductoisomerase: MVKQKNLVILGSTGSIGQQALEVVGEHPKEFSITALTCNTSWQKIVEQAKLFQPDYVWVQNKYIDETTEALSQSDTEVISGHQHLLDLATLDEADVILNSLVGYAGFEPTIEAIKADKTVALANKESLVVGGELINDLLGNNNARLIPVDSEHSAILQCLEGEDRDTMDKLIITASGGPFRTWTKQQMQDITVEDALDHPNWSMGAKITIDSATMMNKGLEIIEAYQLFDLPLSKIEAVVHPQSVIHSIVTFTDGSSKAQLGPPTMKVPILYALSYPDRLACEAPLLDWSQAFDLTFEPADTDRFPCLKLAIDAAKEGGLAPAILNAANEIAVHRFLNEEIAYIKIPTIIENCLNEISCATEISLDTLRNIDQQTRELALTL; encoded by the coding sequence ATGGTGAAGCAGAAAAATCTCGTCATATTAGGTTCTACCGGATCTATCGGTCAACAGGCGCTGGAGGTTGTTGGGGAGCATCCCAAAGAGTTTAGCATTACAGCGCTGACCTGTAACACCAGCTGGCAAAAGATCGTAGAGCAGGCCAAGTTGTTCCAGCCCGACTATGTTTGGGTACAAAACAAATATATAGATGAGACTACGGAAGCTCTTTCTCAAAGTGATACCGAGGTGATAAGTGGACATCAGCATTTGCTTGATTTGGCTACTTTAGATGAGGCCGACGTTATCTTGAACAGCTTAGTTGGTTATGCAGGATTTGAACCAACTATTGAGGCCATAAAAGCTGATAAAACAGTAGCGCTTGCCAATAAAGAGTCTTTGGTTGTAGGGGGCGAACTGATTAATGATTTGTTGGGGAATAACAATGCCCGGCTGATACCTGTAGATTCTGAACACAGTGCTATTTTACAGTGTTTGGAAGGAGAAGACAGAGATACGATGGACAAGCTGATTATAACCGCAAGCGGCGGTCCTTTTCGTACGTGGACTAAACAGCAGATGCAGGATATTACTGTTGAGGATGCGCTTGATCATCCGAACTGGTCTATGGGCGCTAAAATTACCATTGATTCAGCGACAATGATGAATAAGGGATTGGAAATTATTGAAGCGTATCAGTTGTTCGATTTGCCGCTTTCAAAGATTGAAGCTGTGGTACATCCACAAAGTGTTATTCATTCTATTGTTACTTTTACCGATGGTTCGAGCAAAGCACAGCTTGGGCCGCCGACCATGAAGGTGCCCATTTTATATGCGCTTAGTTATCCTGATCGGTTGGCATGCGAGGCTCCACTGCTGGATTGGAGCCAAGCCTTTGATTTAACATTTGAACCGGCTGATACAGATCGATTTCCGTGTTTGAAACTAGCGATAGATGCGGCTAAAGAGGGCGGTTTGGCTCCGGCTATCCTTAATGCCGCAAATGAAATTGCTGTGCATCGTTTTTTGAATGAAGAAATTGCCTATATTAAAATTCCGACAATTATTGAAAACTGTTTAAATGAAATATCCTGTGCTACTGAAATTTCGCTGGATACGTTAAGAAACATAGATCAACAGACCAGAGAATTAGCTTTAACATTATAA
- the rseP gene encoding RIP metalloprotease RseP encodes MEWIVSLLSTLGIFAAALLILVFVHELGHFLAAKLFGMRVERFSLGFPPRIFGIQKGETDYCLGATPLGGYVKITGMMDEAMETDHLDEEPKPWEFRSKPVWQRIIVITAGVIFNMILAFFIFGGLAYTSGKTKVELDSVDGIYVAEKSLPARAGFQTGDKLIGVNGKEVPYFNDLFAPDKMLSSSLSFMVMRDGSRTTVNVADSLIDDIGNQGFISIADALPSRISRTVEGSPADKVGIKGGDIITAINGNEIRYWKQLVDKINTATDPMEITVNRAGKQMKFVVSPNENNKLGIYAPTDDVFDIVQFEYDLVESARVGVEETYSTVSGIIGGFSKMFSGDISVRKNLGGPVAIANVTKQATESGGFAGFWNITAFLSITLAIMNILPIPVLDGGHLMFLIYEGVTRREPSPKVKMALQQIGFLLLIALMIFVTFNDILRQFG; translated from the coding sequence ATGGAATGGATTGTAAGTTTACTTTCAACGCTGGGTATTTTTGCTGCTGCACTACTTATTTTGGTATTCGTTCACGAGCTGGGTCACTTTTTAGCGGCTAAGCTTTTTGGAATGCGTGTAGAGCGGTTTTCACTGGGATTTCCACCGCGTATATTTGGAATTCAGAAGGGAGAAACTGATTACTGTCTTGGTGCTACACCGCTTGGCGGGTATGTAAAAATTACGGGGATGATGGATGAAGCTATGGAAACCGACCATCTGGATGAAGAGCCCAAACCCTGGGAGTTTCGAAGTAAGCCGGTTTGGCAGCGTATTATCGTAATTACGGCGGGTGTTATTTTCAATATGATATTAGCCTTCTTTATTTTTGGCGGATTGGCATATACATCCGGCAAAACAAAAGTTGAGTTGGATAGCGTAGATGGTATTTATGTAGCGGAAAAATCATTGCCGGCACGTGCGGGTTTCCAAACAGGTGACAAACTTATTGGCGTCAATGGTAAGGAGGTTCCCTATTTTAATGATCTTTTTGCTCCTGATAAGATGCTGTCGTCTTCCCTAAGCTTTATGGTGATGCGTGATGGATCCCGAACTACAGTAAATGTTGCCGATAGCCTTATTGATGATATTGGCAATCAGGGATTTATCAGCATTGCAGATGCACTCCCAAGCCGAATAAGCCGTACAGTAGAGGGGAGTCCCGCCGATAAAGTGGGTATTAAGGGCGGGGATATAATAACAGCGATTAATGGTAACGAAATTCGTTATTGGAAACAGCTGGTAGACAAAATTAATACTGCTACCGATCCCATGGAAATTACCGTCAACAGGGCAGGCAAGCAGATGAAGTTTGTAGTTAGTCCCAATGAAAATAACAAGCTGGGAATTTATGCTCCTACCGACGACGTATTTGATATCGTTCAGTTTGAATATGACTTGGTAGAATCTGCCCGCGTGGGAGTAGAGGAAACATATTCAACGGTATCGGGCATTATAGGTGGGTTTAGCAAAATGTTTTCGGGAGATATTTCTGTTCGCAAAAATTTAGGTGGACCAGTAGCCATAGCAAATGTTACAAAACAGGCAACGGAGTCGGGGGGCTTTGCAGGATTTTGGAATATTACGGCCTTTTTGAGTATAACACTGGCGATTATGAATATTTTGCCTATCCCTGTTCTTGATGGCGGTCATCTTATGTTTTTAATTTACGAAGGTGTTACGCGTCGTGAACCATCCCCAAAGGTGAAAATGGCGCTGCAGCAAATTGGCTTTCTGCTTCTTATTGCGCTTATGATTTTTGTTACCTTTAATGACATTCTTCGACAGTTCGGCTAA
- a CDS encoding phosphatidylserine decarboxylase family protein has protein sequence MFARDGYTTIIVTTLFAIMVCGLGYYMGHWTSYVLYTSMVLLVAFILFFFRDPDREITEGDNLILSPADGNIVQIKEVQEDKYIKGKALQISIFLSPMDVHVNRVPVKGELEYLEYEPGIFLVAYDHRASDLNERADFGVRHPSGTKIFFRQITGFLARRIVYHITKGDELRTGDRFGMMKFGSRMDILVPPEVDVNVSEGEKAVAGQTILATINA, from the coding sequence ATGTTTGCACGAGACGGTTATACAACAATTATTGTAACTACGCTTTTTGCGATCATGGTCTGTGGGCTCGGGTATTATATGGGACACTGGACATCTTACGTCCTATATACATCAATGGTACTGCTGGTCGCTTTTATCTTGTTCTTTTTCCGGGATCCCGATCGTGAAATTACCGAAGGTGATAACCTGATTTTATCTCCGGCCGATGGAAATATTGTACAAATCAAAGAAGTACAAGAAGATAAATATATCAAAGGGAAGGCCCTGCAGATTAGTATTTTCTTATCCCCGATGGATGTACACGTCAACCGTGTGCCGGTAAAAGGGGAGTTGGAGTATTTGGAGTATGAGCCGGGCATTTTTCTGGTTGCTTATGATCACCGCGCCTCCGACTTGAATGAGCGTGCAGATTTTGGAGTTCGTCATCCCTCGGGAACAAAAATATTTTTCCGGCAGATTACTGGTTTTCTTGCCCGGCGTATTGTTTATCATATTACCAAAGGAGATGAATTAAGAACAGGCGACCGTTTTGGGATGATGAAGTTTGGTTCTAGAATGGATATACTTGTTCCTCCAGAAGTGGATGTAAACGTTTCGGAAGGCGAAAAAGCAGTAGCAGGACAAACAATTTTAGCGACTATCAACGCATAG
- the pssA gene encoding CDP-diacylglycerol--serine O-phosphatidyltransferase has protein sequence MKYPIQKWKRFRRKRKKKKGDKSDKQIPRTVIPSFFTLMNLFCGFLAIISVAEGRLFFGAWLIVFAGLFDALDGFMARLSNATSQFGIELDSISDVVSFGVAPGFLLYKFGLDEMLFAGIILSALTPICGAVRLARYNVDVQESRDDFFKGLPTPGQAIMIASFYLTFYDRLEMFEIFEYGLNTVLVPLIILLSFLMVSTIPFDKIPSFEKEAIKKHKGKFTLFIFYGILIVIFQEVGLMIVFSAFILKAIILGAYFFWKEIFDDDFLEESH, from the coding sequence ATGAAATATCCCATACAAAAGTGGAAGCGGTTTAGGCGCAAGCGTAAAAAAAAGAAGGGCGATAAGTCTGACAAGCAAATTCCCCGTACGGTTATTCCCAGTTTTTTTACACTGATGAATTTGTTTTGTGGATTTCTGGCAATTATCAGTGTTGCCGAAGGCCGATTATTTTTTGGAGCCTGGCTTATTGTTTTTGCCGGTTTGTTTGACGCTCTTGATGGTTTTATGGCCCGCCTCTCTAATGCTACCAGTCAGTTTGGTATTGAATTGGACTCCATCAGTGATGTAGTCTCTTTTGGTGTAGCCCCCGGATTTTTGCTCTATAAGTTTGGGCTTGATGAAATGCTGTTTGCCGGCATTATTTTAAGTGCGCTTACTCCCATTTGTGGTGCTGTACGCCTTGCTCGCTATAATGTAGATGTACAGGAAAGCCGCGACGATTTTTTTAAAGGTTTACCAACACCGGGACAGGCTATTATGATTGCATCTTTTTATCTGACCTTTTACGACCGGCTAGAAATGTTTGAAATATTTGAATACGGACTGAATACCGTATTGGTGCCGCTTATTATTTTGTTATCATTTCTGATGGTTAGTACCATTCCATTTGATAAAATTCCCAGCTTTGAAAAAGAAGCCATTAAAAAGCATAAAGGTAAGTTTACGCTGTTTATTTTTTATGGGATACTCATCGTTATCTTCCAGGAGGTAGGTTTGATGATTGTGTTTTCAGCCTTTATTCTAAAAGCGATTATCCTGGGTGCTTATTTTTTCTGGAAAGAAATTTTTGATGATGATTTTCTGGAAGAATCTCACTAG
- the trpE gene encoding anthranilate synthase component I, which translates to MELEKFKQLADNYTAIPVYRRLMADVLTPVSLFLSLRKDSKYPFLLESVEGGEQVARYSFLGRNPYQILQYDGQNVELKKNNSTQQLDQSYFEALRTLTTQHREPDIPELPRLSGGAVGFSSYDTVREIEELGNVPEDDTDIPEAIWAFYDEVFAFDHVKQQVIIINTVFVDDETTDVENLYTKAQDRLDELEELVYQPEHASDSFSINPDALTSNVEQHEFEEMVQQAQQYIYEGDIFQVVLSQRFETDFNGDRFMLYRALRMVNPSPYLFFLDFEDFALVGSSPEVLVRVQDDTAQLLPIAGTRPRGQTPEEDLELEQDLKNDPKEIAEHVMLVDLGRNDLSRVCKPSTVRPVREQVIERYSHVMHIVSDIKGELAEDQTSVDALMRCFPAGTVSGAPKIRAMEIIDELEPTKRGPYAGAVGYFDFSGNMDTCIVIRTMMVTGSKVYIQAGAGIVADSDPKKEYLETKNKADALVEALSVALEIE; encoded by the coding sequence ATGGAACTAGAAAAATTTAAACAACTAGCAGACAATTATACTGCTATTCCGGTATATCGCCGATTAATGGCCGATGTACTGACTCCGGTTTCACTGTTTTTATCTTTGCGAAAAGACAGTAAATATCCCTTTTTGCTGGAATCTGTGGAAGGGGGAGAACAGGTAGCTCGGTATTCTTTTTTAGGCCGAAATCCGTACCAGATACTGCAATATGATGGCCAAAATGTAGAGTTGAAAAAAAATAATAGCACCCAGCAGCTTGACCAATCTTACTTTGAAGCGTTGAGAACATTAACGACCCAGCATCGCGAACCTGATATTCCCGAATTGCCTCGGCTGTCGGGTGGGGCGGTAGGGTTTTCATCCTACGATACCGTTCGGGAGATCGAAGAGCTCGGAAATGTCCCAGAAGATGATACTGATATCCCCGAAGCTATCTGGGCGTTTTATGATGAAGTATTTGCCTTTGACCATGTAAAGCAGCAGGTCATCATTATAAATACGGTGTTTGTAGATGATGAAACTACGGATGTTGAGAATTTATATACCAAGGCACAGGATCGACTCGATGAGCTAGAGGAATTGGTCTATCAGCCGGAGCATGCATCGGATTCATTTTCCATAAACCCCGATGCATTGACCAGTAATGTGGAGCAGCACGAATTTGAAGAGATGGTACAGCAGGCCCAGCAGTATATTTATGAAGGGGATATCTTTCAGGTAGTACTTTCGCAGCGGTTTGAAACAGACTTTAATGGGGATCGTTTTATGTTGTATCGCGCGTTGCGGATGGTGAACCCATCACCGTACTTATTTTTTCTGGACTTTGAAGATTTTGCACTGGTGGGATCATCACCTGAGGTGTTGGTACGCGTACAGGATGATACAGCCCAGCTGTTACCCATCGCAGGTACACGTCCGCGCGGACAGACGCCTGAAGAAGATTTAGAGTTGGAACAAGATCTCAAAAACGATCCCAAAGAAATTGCAGAGCACGTTATGCTGGTGGATTTAGGAAGAAATGATTTATCTCGGGTTTGCAAGCCGTCCACTGTACGTCCTGTCCGTGAGCAGGTAATTGAGCGTTACTCCCATGTGATGCATATTGTTTCAGATATAAAAGGCGAGCTGGCTGAAGATCAGACCTCGGTAGATGCGTTGATGCGTTGTTTCCCCGCAGGAACAGTTAGTGGAGCACCTAAAATTCGGGCTATGGAAATTATTGACGAGCTGGAACCAACTAAGCGCGGTCCCTATGCCGGGGCAGTGGGCTACTTTGATTTCTCCGGTAATATGGATACTTGCATTGTCATCCGTACCATGATGGTTACCGGATCAAAAGTCTATATACAGGCCGGGGCTGGTATTGTGGCTGACAGTGATCCCAAGAAAGAATATCTTGAAACAAAAAATAAGGCCGATGCACTGGTAGAAGCACTCAGCGTAGCGTTGGAAATTGAATAG
- the trpS gene encoding tryptophan--tRNA ligase yields MNTILSGIQSSGKLHLGNYFGALRQHIQMQEEGDAFYFIANYHSLTSINDGEEIRQNTIDVALDYLALGLDPDKATFFVQSDVPQHAELAWILGTFCPVSLMEKGVAYKDKIQQGLKPNIGLFTYPILQAADILMYDADLVPVGKDQKQNIEICRDLAGKFNHNYGEELLKLPEPHILESVAVVPGIDGQKMSKSYDNTIGIFDEGKTLEKQVMSIQTDSTPLDEPKDPESCNVFALIKLFADEEKQNEIAQKYRDGGYGYGHAKKELLAMIEDYFAEARAKRKELAQDLDTVRDILSEGGKKARARAEKVMEPVREATGLLKSYDFK; encoded by the coding sequence ATGAACACGATTTTATCAGGTATTCAGTCATCAGGTAAATTGCACCTTGGCAATTATTTCGGTGCGTTGCGTCAGCACATACAGATGCAGGAAGAAGGTGATGCCTTTTACTTTATTGCTAATTACCATTCTCTTACGTCTATAAATGACGGTGAAGAGATTAGGCAAAATACTATTGACGTTGCCCTCGATTATTTAGCCTTGGGCTTAGATCCCGACAAAGCTACGTTTTTTGTACAGAGTGATGTACCCCAACATGCCGAGCTGGCGTGGATTTTAGGTACTTTTTGTCCCGTTAGCCTGATGGAAAAGGGCGTTGCTTATAAGGATAAAATACAGCAGGGGCTAAAGCCAAACATTGGCTTGTTTACCTATCCTATTTTACAAGCAGCAGATATCTTGATGTATGATGCCGACCTTGTGCCTGTGGGCAAAGATCAAAAGCAAAATATTGAAATCTGTCGCGATCTGGCTGGTAAGTTTAATCATAATTATGGGGAAGAGCTGCTAAAGCTTCCTGAACCACATATTTTGGAATCTGTAGCCGTTGTTCCCGGCATTGACGGGCAAAAGATGAGTAAATCATACGATAATACCATTGGAATTTTTGATGAGGGCAAAACACTTGAGAAACAAGTGATGTCTATCCAAACGGATTCTACACCATTGGATGAACCTAAAGATCCTGAAAGTTGCAATGTTTTTGCACTTATCAAGTTATTTGCTGATGAGGAAAAACAAAATGAGATTGCCCAAAAATATCGGGATGGTGGTTATGGCTACGGTCATGCCAAAAAGGAATTGCTGGCAATGATCGAAGACTATTTTGCGGAAGCACGTGCCAAGCGCAAAGAGTTGGCTCAAGATCTGGACACCGTCCGAGATATTCTGAGTGAAGGCGGAAAAAAAGCTCGTGCACGAGCAGAAAAGGTCATGGAGCCAGTACGTGAGGCTACAGGACTGCTAAAAAGTTATGATTTTAAGTAA
- a CDS encoding anthranilate synthase component II yields the protein MILIIDNYDSFTYNLVHIVAEHTDNYRVIRNDDLSLDEVAELDLEGILISPGPGRPEEAGITKPVVKELGRTVPILGVCLGHQAIGEVFGGKIVQAPTLMHGKTSNISHDNKSIFNDIPQEFTATRYHSLVLDPAQIPDQLEVTARSEDEVIMGIRHHQHPIEGIQFHPESLLTKAGPKLITNWLQQIKTEPKLT from the coding sequence ATGATTTTAATCATAGACAATTACGATTCATTTACTTATAACCTCGTTCACATTGTAGCTGAGCATACTGATAACTACCGGGTCATCCGTAATGATGATCTTTCTCTGGATGAGGTGGCAGAGCTTGACTTGGAAGGTATTCTTATTTCTCCCGGACCCGGCCGTCCGGAAGAGGCGGGCATAACCAAGCCGGTGGTTAAAGAATTAGGAAGAACCGTCCCCATTCTTGGTGTTTGTCTGGGACATCAGGCTATTGGAGAAGTTTTTGGCGGCAAAATTGTGCAGGCCCCGACATTAATGCACGGTAAAACATCGAATATCAGTCATGACAATAAGTCTATATTCAACGATATTCCCCAAGAATTTACGGCAACACGTTATCATTCGCTGGTGTTGGATCCCGCCCAAATTCCAGATCAGTTGGAGGTTACCGCACGCAGCGAGGATGAAGTGATTATGGGGATACGGCATCATCAGCATCCTATAGAAGGAATCCAGTTTCATCCGGAAAGCTTGTTAACTAAAGCCGGACCAAAGCTGATAACAAACTGGTTACAGCAAATTAAAACTGAACCTAAATTGACGTAA
- the trpD gene encoding anthranilate phosphoribosyltransferase — translation MDFKQILEKLAERQDLTQSEAKNALQSIIEGEVGVERTTAFLLGMRSKGETIEELTSFVQVMRDAAISPDVPVEGAVDLCGTGGDNSGTFNISTAAMFVVAGAGVPVLKHGNRSVSSQSGSADVLEALDIVATLQKEQIEHVFDEINACFMMAPNFHPAMKHVMPARQVLGIRSFFNTMGPLLNPAGVRRQVVGAFDKRTAGQIADILSNLDSERVYSVHARDGLDEFSLSAPTFVYEIEDNELKTEREFDAASLRFDPVSLQDLQGGDRFFNANIIRSVLEGNAKPAHRNIVLLNATFGIHVSGKADSLEQAKKMAIESIDSGAALQLLHRMSEATNDIMEVSE, via the coding sequence ATGGATTTTAAACAAATATTAGAAAAGTTAGCAGAACGACAGGACTTAACGCAAAGCGAAGCTAAGAATGCCTTACAGAGTATTATTGAAGGTGAAGTTGGTGTAGAACGAACCACTGCTTTTTTACTGGGTATGCGCTCAAAGGGAGAAACAATAGAAGAACTAACATCTTTTGTGCAGGTGATGCGCGATGCAGCTATTTCTCCGGATGTACCGGTTGAAGGAGCAGTTGACTTGTGTGGTACCGGAGGTGATAACTCGGGAACGTTTAATATTTCAACGGCCGCTATGTTTGTGGTGGCAGGGGCAGGAGTACCCGTTTTGAAGCACGGAAATCGCAGTGTGTCAAGCCAAAGCGGCAGTGCAGATGTTTTAGAGGCACTTGATATTGTGGCCACTCTGCAGAAAGAACAAATTGAGCATGTATTTGATGAAATTAATGCCTGCTTTATGATGGCTCCAAATTTCCATCCGGCTATGAAGCACGTGATGCCGGCACGGCAGGTGCTGGGTATTCGTTCATTTTTTAACACTATGGGGCCATTACTTAATCCGGCAGGAGTTCGCCGGCAGGTCGTTGGGGCTTTTGATAAACGTACCGCAGGCCAAATTGCGGATATCTTATCTAATTTAGATTCGGAGCGCGTATATAGTGTTCATGCTCGTGATGGTCTGGATGAGTTTAGCCTCAGTGCGCCCACCTTTGTATATGAAATTGAAGATAATGAGCTTAAAACGGAACGAGAATTTGATGCGGCTTCACTCAGATTTGATCCGGTAAGCCTGCAAGATCTCCAGGGTGGTGATCGATTCTTCAATGCAAATATTATCCGTTCTGTGCTAGAAGGTAATGCCAAGCCGGCACATCGTAACATTGTACTGCTAAATGCTACGTTTGGTATTCATGTATCTGGCAAAGCCGATTCACTAGAGCAGGCTAAGAAAATGGCTATTGAGAGTATTGATTCGGGAGCAGCACTACAATTGTTGCACCGGATGAGTGAAGCAACAAATGATATCATGGAGGTAAGTGAATAA
- the trpC gene encoding indole-3-glycerol phosphate synthase TrpC produces the protein MANILDEIVEQTVADLKKRKRKVTYNDLGNMDLFEKPSKNFKGALQLDNDVAIIAEIKKASPSKGLIRPDFYPKQIARQYQDGGAAAISVLTDAPAFKGSLEYLEIASKEVDIPLLRKDFIVDPYQVKEAKAYGADAVLLIATITDGHQLQELLHAAKEFELQALVECYSEDDTEYINFDHMDILGVNNRDLRTFGVDLHRGVELLQNAPEDMVLVSESGLSNAEDLQFLFDNDIDAALIGEYFMRQDNPGQAVAELKSEFKNLITQET, from the coding sequence ATGGCTAATATTTTAGATGAGATTGTAGAGCAAACGGTTGCTGATCTTAAAAAACGAAAGCGTAAAGTCACCTATAACGACTTGGGCAATATGGATTTATTTGAGAAACCCTCGAAAAATTTTAAGGGTGCACTACAGCTTGATAATGATGTGGCCATTATTGCAGAAATTAAAAAAGCATCGCCTTCAAAAGGACTCATCCGCCCGGATTTTTATCCAAAACAGATCGCTCGACAGTATCAGGACGGGGGAGCAGCTGCAATATCTGTACTTACTGATGCTCCTGCCTTTAAAGGTAGTTTAGAATATTTAGAAATTGCATCTAAGGAAGTCGATATACCATTGCTGCGCAAAGATTTCATTGTAGATCCATACCAGGTGAAAGAAGCCAAAGCTTACGGTGCTGATGCTGTGTTATTAATTGCCACAATTACGGATGGTCATCAGCTGCAGGAATTATTGCACGCTGCAAAGGAATTTGAGCTACAAGCTCTGGTAGAATGCTATTCGGAAGACGATACTGAATATATTAATTTTGACCATATGGATATACTTGGCGTTAATAATCGTGATCTTCGTACCTTTGGGGTTGACTTGCACCGCGGCGTAGAATTACTGCAAAATGCACCAGAAGATATGGTGTTGGTTTCAGAAAGTGGACTCAGTAATGCCGAAGATCTACAGTTTTTGTTTGATAATGATATTGATGCTGCGCTGATTGGAGAATACTTTATGCGACAGGATAACCCAGGGCAGGCAGTGGCAGAGCTAAAATCAGAATTTAAGAATTTAATTACTCAAGAAACGTAA
- a CDS encoding phosphoribosylanthranilate isomerase encodes MFADPEERTKVKICGITSLEDARFVSGALAHYMGFIFYEDSSRHITPAKAGAIINWLHGPDCVGVFVNQPLDDVNMIGRQTGIDYVQLHGNENPDYCSLVDKPIIKAIHVEEDDTTSDLKSRIEPYLDHVEYLLFDTKIEGEWGGTGQSFEWSILDDVADGVPYFLAGGLNRDNIRTACKQVHPYAVDVSSGLEAKPGVKDFDKVEKFMEEMRDIWDQQEIGEL; translated from the coding sequence ATGTTTGCAGATCCTGAAGAACGAACAAAAGTAAAAATTTGTGGAATTACATCACTTGAAGATGCGCGCTTTGTATCTGGTGCGTTGGCTCATTATATGGGGTTTATCTTTTATGAAGACAGCTCGCGCCATATTACCCCGGCAAAGGCGGGCGCCATTATCAATTGGCTGCACGGCCCAGACTGTGTAGGTGTATTTGTTAATCAGCCGCTGGATGATGTGAACATGATAGGTCGGCAGACTGGCATCGATTATGTGCAGCTGCATGGCAACGAAAATCCGGATTACTGTTCGCTGGTGGACAAACCGATCATAAAGGCCATTCACGTAGAGGAAGATGATACCACATCAGATTTAAAGAGTCGCATTGAGCCGTATCTCGACCACGTGGAATACCTTTTGTTTGATACCAAGATCGAAGGCGAATGGGGCGGGACCGGCCAGTCGTTTGAATGGTCAATATTGGATGACGTAGCGGATGGCGTACCATACTTTTTGGCCGGTGGATTAAATCGCGATAACATTAGGACAGCCTGCAAGCAGGTACATCCTTATGCTGTTGATGTTTCCAGTGGATTAGAAGCCAAGCCGGGTGTTAAAGACTTTGACAAGGTGGAAAAATTCATGGAAGAAATGCGAGATATTTGGGATCAACAAGAGATTGGCGAATTATAG